DNA from Gammaproteobacteria bacterium:
TACACCCTGGGAAAAACCATTGGTACCCGTGATTGATAAGGCGATATTGACCGCTAACCTGGGGTTGAACCCTGTCACATCGGGCAGTAATATCCGCGTCCCTCTCCCACCACTGACGGAAGAGCGTCGTCGCGACTTGATTAAAGTGATGCGCGGTGAAGGAGAGCAAGGCCGCGTGGCAATACGCAATATTCGTCGTGATGCGATCAGTGATATTAAATCACTACTGAAAGATAAAGAGATTACGGAAGATGAATCGCGCAAAGCAGAAGATGATATTCAAAAAATCACCGATAAAAATATTGCTGAAATTGAGAAGTTGCTGGATGCTAAAGAGAAGGATCTCATGGAGATCTAGAGGTGAAGTTGTGCTTTGTTTATACTCGGATAGGTTATAAACAAAGCAGGTTGTATCGGCCCCATTACCTTTGCGCAACCGGTGGTGCTGCTAATTTGCAATTCAAGTATGGATAGTAATGTCTGAATCCAAAATAAAGCTACTAACAGCAGCCTCTACTCCAAGGCATGTTGCTGTGATTATGGATGGAAATGGTCGTTGGGCTAAGGCACGCAGACGACCGCGCTTTATGGGGCAC
Protein-coding regions in this window:
- the frr gene encoding ribosome recycling factor, with amino-acid sequence MINEIKSDADSRMKKSIESLTKELSKLRTGRAHPSILDQVMVDYYGTPTPLSQVASVSVTDARTLTVTPWEKPLVPVIDKAILTANLGLNPVTSGSNIRVPLPPLTEERRRDLIKVMRGEGEQGRVAIRNIRRDAISDIKSLLKDKEITEDESRKAEDDIQKITDKNIAEIEKLLDAKEKDLMEI